One window of Chryseobacterium indologenes genomic DNA carries:
- a CDS encoding DinB family protein produces MTDFQKYIQRYLDQIPSENWISELQISADKTIGIYSNLTEEQSNFAYTEGKWTLKGLLLHLSDTERVFQYRILAFARGEKNNLPGFDENEYADQSFASERTLESLLDEYKLVRKSSQILLETLQPSALQNTGTANGHEITVETIGKLIVGHNYHHLNIIEERYLSKLGWM; encoded by the coding sequence ATGACCGATTTTCAAAAATACATTCAAAGATACTTAGATCAGATTCCATCAGAAAACTGGATCAGCGAACTACAGATATCAGCCGATAAAACAATAGGAATCTATTCTAACCTTACCGAAGAACAGTCTAATTTTGCCTATACAGAGGGAAAATGGACATTGAAAGGACTTCTACTTCATCTATCAGATACGGAAAGAGTTTTTCAATACAGAATATTAGCTTTCGCCAGAGGAGAAAAAAACAATCTTCCGGGATTTGATGAAAATGAATATGCCGATCAGTCTTTCGCCAGTGAAAGAACCCTTGAATCTCTTTTGGATGAATACAAACTGGTAAGAAAATCTTCTCAGATTTTATTAGAAACTCTTCAACCTTCTGCTTTACAAAATACAGGTACAGCCAATGGTCATGAAATTACTGTAGAAACCATCGGAAAACTGATTGTAGGACACAATTATCATCACTTGAATATTATTGAGGAGAGGTATTTATCGAAGTTGGGATGGATGTAG
- a CDS encoding L-threonylcarbamoyladenylate synthase — MEHIIEILKSGGTILYPTDTIWGIGCDATNIEAVNKIFDIKKREKNKSMIILVESEKRLQDLVDVPEMAWEIIDLSEKPVTIVYENPRGLPKELLAEDGSIGIRLVKNDFCKKLITKLNKPLVSTSANFSGEKSPLKFSDISEEMISLVDYAVEEDREKVSKYSGSSVIKIWNDNRIKVLRE; from the coding sequence ATGGAACATATTATCGAAATATTAAAATCCGGCGGAACAATTCTTTACCCTACAGATACCATCTGGGGGATTGGTTGTGATGCCACCAATATAGAAGCTGTCAACAAAATTTTTGACATTAAGAAGCGCGAAAAAAATAAATCCATGATCATTCTTGTAGAGTCTGAAAAAAGACTTCAGGATCTGGTGGATGTTCCTGAGATGGCTTGGGAAATTATTGACCTTAGTGAAAAGCCCGTAACTATTGTTTATGAAAATCCAAGAGGCTTACCCAAAGAACTCCTTGCGGAGGATGGAAGTATTGGAATCCGACTTGTAAAAAATGATTTCTGCAAAAAGCTGATCACCAAACTAAACAAACCTTTGGTATCTACCTCTGCCAATTTCAGTGGTGAGAAAAGTCCATTGAAATTCTCTGATATTTCTGAGGAGATGATCAGTCTTGTAGATTATGCAGTGGAAGAAGACAGAGAAAAAGTTTCAAAATACTCAGGTTCTTCGGTGATCAAAATTTGGAATGACAACAGAATAAAGGTTCTTAGAGAATAG
- a CDS encoding nuclear transport factor 2 family protein produces MNHQKFAQMWINAWNSHDLEAILTHYSDDIEITTPMIAMATGGKESSLKGKEAVREYWRKALDKFPDLHFDLIHSTAGVDSAALFYKSIMDKHAVEVMFFNEDGKISRMYAHYD; encoded by the coding sequence ATGAATCATCAGAAATTTGCTCAAATGTGGATTAATGCATGGAATTCTCATGATTTAGAGGCTATTCTCACCCACTATTCGGATGATATTGAGATTACAACTCCCATGATTGCTATGGCTACAGGTGGTAAAGAAAGTTCTTTAAAAGGAAAAGAAGCCGTCCGTGAATATTGGAGAAAAGCCCTGGATAAGTTTCCTGATCTTCATTTTGATCTTATTCATTCCACGGCAGGAGTAGATTCCGCAGCATTATTTTATAAGTCGATCATGGATAAACATGCTGTTGAAGTCATGTTTTTTAATGAAGACGGAAAAATTAGTAGAATGTACGCTCATTACGATTAA
- a CDS encoding CCA tRNA nucleotidyltransferase, whose amino-acid sequence MIINLNQNKNLKLFKIISEAAERNNQSVYIVGGYVRDLLMKRKVSTDIDFVTEQSGIELAQSVAQDIDPKLKVSVFKTYGTAMIKYKDLDLEFVGARKESYTENSRKPEVEGGSLEDDQKRRDFTINAMAISLNKDNFGELIDPFNGVDDLEKGILRTPLEPAQTYSDDPLRMMRAVRFASTLNFKIEENSLQAIQQEAERIKIVSMERIMVEFNKIMLSEKPSIGLRLMEQTGLMKLIIPELIELKGVEEVEGQTHKDNFYHTLEVVDNISVNTDNLWLRWSALLHDIGKAPTKKFVEGTGWTFHGHEFLGSKMTKTLFQRLKLPLGSDMKYVQKMVKLSSRPIALITDDASDSALRRLLFDAGEDLEDLFTLCKADITTKNSKKQEKFKRNFEYVAVKIKEVEEKDQVRNFQPPITGEEIMEMFNLKPGREIGILKEKVKEAILEGEISNEKEEATKFVIVEAEKLGLTL is encoded by the coding sequence ATGATAATTAATCTTAATCAAAATAAAAATTTAAAACTTTTTAAAATAATTTCTGAAGCAGCAGAAAGGAATAACCAGTCCGTATATATTGTGGGCGGTTATGTTCGTGACCTTCTGATGAAAAGAAAAGTTTCCACAGATATAGACTTTGTGACTGAACAAAGCGGTATTGAGCTTGCCCAGAGTGTAGCTCAGGATATAGATCCTAAATTAAAAGTTTCCGTTTTTAAAACATATGGAACGGCAATGATCAAGTATAAAGACCTTGATCTGGAATTTGTGGGAGCGAGAAAAGAAAGCTATACTGAAAACAGCAGAAAACCTGAAGTAGAAGGTGGAAGCCTGGAAGATGACCAGAAAAGAAGAGATTTCACCATCAATGCGATGGCTATTTCTTTAAATAAAGATAATTTCGGAGAACTGATTGACCCCTTCAATGGGGTTGATGATCTTGAAAAAGGTATTTTAAGGACTCCTTTAGAGCCTGCTCAGACCTATTCTGATGATCCGTTGAGGATGATGAGAGCCGTTCGTTTTGCTTCAACTTTAAATTTTAAAATTGAGGAAAACTCTCTTCAGGCTATCCAGCAGGAAGCAGAAAGAATCAAGATTGTTTCAATGGAAAGAATCATGGTTGAGTTCAATAAAATCATGCTGTCTGAAAAACCGTCTATCGGACTGAGACTGATGGAACAAACCGGTCTTATGAAGCTGATAATTCCGGAACTGATAGAATTGAAGGGAGTGGAAGAAGTTGAAGGACAAACACACAAAGATAACTTTTACCATACTTTGGAAGTAGTGGATAACATTTCTGTGAATACCGATAATCTTTGGCTCCGTTGGTCTGCTTTGCTTCATGATATTGGTAAAGCTCCTACGAAAAAGTTTGTAGAAGGAACAGGATGGACTTTTCACGGACATGAATTTTTAGGCTCAAAAATGACCAAGACTCTTTTCCAGCGTTTGAAGTTACCTTTGGGAAGTGACATGAAATATGTTCAGAAGATGGTAAAGCTTTCATCCCGACCTATTGCTCTGATTACTGATGATGCTTCAGATTCCGCATTGAGAAGACTTTTATTTGATGCCGGAGAAGATCTGGAAGATCTTTTCACCCTTTGCAAAGCTGATATTACGACTAAAAACTCTAAGAAACAGGAAAAATTCAAAAGAAACTTTGAATATGTAGCCGTGAAGATCAAAGAAGTGGAGGAAAAAGATCAGGTAAGAAACTTTCAGCCCCCTATTACCGGTGAAGAGATCATGGAAATGTTTAATCTTAAGCCTGGCCGCGAAATCGGTATCTTAAAAGAGAAAGTTAAAGAAGCTATTCTTGAAGGCGAAATTTCCAATGAAAAAGAAGAAGCCACAAAATTTGTGATTGTTGAGGCGGAAAAACTGGGATTGACACTATAA
- a CDS encoding YncE family protein, with protein sequence MKITKLLTVLFAVVLLFNMSSCTSDSAEFEVSPITYQNGYFISNEGNFNSQGAKVTFLTRDLSLKQDDVYGYNNNKEILGDVLQTIGLNGNKAYLVINNSNKIVVVDRYTFKKLAVITDQIDNPRGITFANGFIYVANTNFSAHTQSVTKYKASDYSFVSKINMTEVSDKTVEAGGNVFVQNASSGFGNKITYINTSNDAKTEITVPNGQIGNTVSYKSNVYTISSTATDSYIYKISSTGAMTPVVTLTGIPNATNLQIDNDKVYFSSANKVYTTSLATPTVPTAPLLTAADGGPYFTLYGFNVIDGRIFASDVKQFTAESEMVIYSATTGNKISSLKTGGLGANGTFLNP encoded by the coding sequence ATGAAAATAACTAAACTTTTAACTGTACTATTTGCAGTAGTGTTATTATTTAACATGTCTTCATGTACAAGCGATTCCGCTGAATTTGAAGTTTCTCCGATTACTTACCAGAACGGATATTTTATATCTAATGAAGGGAACTTCAACAGTCAGGGTGCTAAAGTAACATTCCTGACAAGAGATCTGAGCCTGAAGCAGGATGATGTATATGGTTATAATAACAATAAAGAAATTCTGGGTGACGTTCTTCAGACCATTGGTCTTAACGGAAATAAGGCTTATCTTGTGATAAATAACTCAAACAAGATTGTTGTAGTAGACCGTTATACATTTAAAAAATTAGCCGTAATCACGGATCAGATTGATAATCCAAGAGGGATTACTTTTGCTAATGGCTTTATCTATGTTGCCAACACCAATTTCAGTGCACATACTCAAAGTGTAACAAAGTATAAAGCTTCTGACTACTCATTTGTAAGCAAAATCAATATGACTGAAGTTTCTGATAAAACAGTAGAAGCAGGAGGAAATGTTTTTGTACAGAACGCTTCATCAGGATTTGGAAATAAGATTACTTATATCAATACTTCTAATGATGCTAAAACTGAAATTACCGTTCCGAATGGTCAGATTGGGAATACTGTGTCTTACAAATCCAATGTTTACACGATTTCTTCTACAGCTACAGATTCTTATATCTATAAGATTTCAAGCACAGGAGCGATGACACCGGTAGTTACACTGACAGGAATTCCAAACGCTACAAATCTTCAGATTGATAATGATAAAGTCTACTTCAGTTCTGCTAACAAAGTGTATACAACAAGCTTAGCTACACCAACCGTTCCTACAGCTCCATTGCTAACAGCTGCAGATGGTGGTCCTTACTTTACACTTTATGGATTTAACGTTATTGATGGAAGAATCTTTGCATCAGATGTTAAACAATTTACAGCAGAAAGCGAAATGGTAATATATTCAGCAACTACGGGTAACAAAATAAGTTCTCTTAAAACAGGAGGTCTTGGTGCTAACGGTACTTTCCTGAATCCATAA
- a CDS encoding TonB-dependent receptor plug domain-containing protein encodes MDIKRSLVLLFSSYGCFLFGQEKTIDTIYVFDNQMNRVKLFHPVKIISAEEAEKNSSNLSELLRFQSQVFIKENGRGAVSSPSFRGTTAQQTAFVWNGININSSFLGQGDINNIALFGYDQIGIKAGGGSVVYGSGAIGGSIHLNNTLDFNKGFHGSLFSEVASFNTYNNFVKGSYSNDKFSFKASGNYSVSENNYEVSDLNYINRNGNYYNTTFNVGASYKMTDDHKISWQSQFFDSSQHYSVYEETGTKTKYKTQSVRSLLSWDWNKAKFSNSLRAAYTEENFQYFGSLNLPKSSGGTGKNYIFKNDFNYFLNSKWNFNIIGEFQINKGEGYASGISSVSRNVGSISGLLRYFATKNLRFEGGFKKDFVEDVKSPLMYSFSGKWSAAKWYDVSVNVSKNFRYPSFNDIYYEPGGNKELRPETSTQVDMTNELKVGDFRLTLSPYYMNITDLIAWLPTAKGYWQAFNVNKAESYGLESQLSFSKQLGNHKFRANAGYYYARSIDKETQLQRPYVPMHRGSANIDYEYGFFKFFAQGLLNGVTYTTSDEKRSDAIDPYFLLNMGVSATLAKKYTLGFKVNNVTNTYYKTVSFYPLPKRNYSVYAAINF; translated from the coding sequence ATGGATATAAAAAGATCTTTAGTACTGCTTTTTTCATCTTATGGCTGTTTTCTTTTTGGACAAGAGAAAACCATTGACACTATTTATGTCTTCGACAACCAGATGAATAGGGTGAAACTTTTTCATCCCGTAAAAATAATTTCGGCAGAAGAGGCCGAGAAAAACTCCAGTAATCTTTCTGAACTTCTGAGATTTCAATCCCAGGTATTTATCAAAGAAAATGGCCGTGGAGCTGTTTCTTCACCTTCTTTCAGAGGAACTACTGCCCAGCAGACCGCATTTGTATGGAATGGAATTAATATCAACTCAAGTTTCTTAGGGCAGGGAGATATCAATAATATTGCTTTGTTCGGATATGACCAGATCGGGATAAAAGCCGGAGGAGGAAGTGTGGTGTACGGAAGTGGTGCTATCGGGGGAAGTATTCACCTTAATAATACCCTTGATTTTAATAAAGGCTTCCATGGTTCTTTATTTTCTGAAGTTGCTTCTTTTAATACCTATAATAATTTTGTAAAAGGTTCTTACAGCAATGATAAGTTCAGTTTTAAAGCTTCAGGAAATTATTCTGTTAGCGAAAATAATTATGAGGTAAGTGATCTGAATTACATCAACAGAAACGGGAATTATTACAATACAACATTTAATGTAGGAGCATCCTATAAAATGACGGATGATCATAAAATTTCTTGGCAGAGCCAGTTCTTTGATTCTTCACAACATTATTCTGTGTATGAAGAAACGGGAACAAAAACAAAATATAAAACTCAAAGTGTAAGAAGCCTTCTTTCCTGGGACTGGAACAAAGCAAAGTTTAGTAACTCCCTTAGAGCAGCCTATACAGAAGAGAATTTTCAGTATTTCGGTTCTTTAAATCTGCCTAAATCAAGTGGCGGAACAGGGAAAAATTACATCTTTAAAAATGATTTCAATTATTTCCTGAATTCTAAGTGGAATTTTAATATTATCGGAGAATTTCAGATCAACAAAGGAGAAGGGTATGCGAGCGGAATATCCAGTGTCAGCAGAAATGTTGGTTCCATTTCCGGACTGTTGAGGTATTTTGCAACGAAAAACCTGCGTTTTGAAGGTGGGTTCAAGAAAGATTTTGTGGAAGATGTGAAGTCACCGCTGATGTATTCATTCTCCGGAAAATGGAGTGCTGCAAAATGGTATGATGTAAGCGTTAACGTATCAAAAAACTTCAGATACCCGTCATTTAATGATATTTATTATGAACCGGGAGGAAATAAAGAGTTGAGACCGGAAACCTCTACCCAGGTAGATATGACGAATGAGCTCAAAGTGGGAGATTTCAGACTTACTTTGTCTCCGTACTATATGAACATCACAGATCTTATTGCATGGCTTCCAACGGCCAAAGGATACTGGCAGGCATTCAATGTCAATAAAGCTGAATCTTACGGATTAGAATCTCAGCTGTCATTTAGTAAACAATTGGGTAATCATAAATTCAGGGCGAATGCAGGATATTATTACGCAAGATCTATCGATAAAGAAACACAGCTGCAGAGACCTTATGTGCCTATGCATAGAGGAAGTGCCAATATAGATTATGAATATGGTTTCTTTAAGTTTTTTGCACAGGGACTGCTAAATGGTGTTACCTATACCACAAGTGATGAAAAGAGATCAGATGCCATAGATCCTTATTTTCTTTTGAATATGGGTGTTTCAGCAACTTTAGCGAAAAAATATACCTTAGGATTTAAAGTGAATAATGTAACAAATACCTACTATAAAACGGTTTCTTTTTATCCTTTACCGAAAAGAAATTATAGTGTATACGCAGCAATAAATTTTTAA
- the pafA gene encoding alkaline phosphatase PafA, with product MLRNISIAAATFLSVVTINAQKNKNTQLERPKLVVGLVVDQMRWDYLYRFYGKYGNDGFKRLLNTGYSLNNVHIPYVPTITALGHTCIYTGSVPAIHGIAGNDWTDKETGKGVYCTADESVQPVGTTNVKTGSHSPKNLWSTTVTDELRLATNFQGKVVGVSLKDRASILPAGHTPNGAFWFDDSTGNFITSTWYMNDLPQWVKSFNSQNLPEKLVANGWNTLLPINQYTESAPDNSSWEGLLGSAKTPTFPYSNLAKDYQAKKDNIRYTPFGNTLTLKLAEASVEGEKLGGDNITDFLAINLASTDYAGHKFGPNSIEVEDVYIRLDQDLAEFFNYLDSKVGKGEYTVFLSADHGGAHSVGFLKEHKIPTGFFGEDAEKNLNQKLKDKFGADKLINAIDNYQIYFDRKVLADSKLELDDVRNFAVKEIEKDPTVLYAVSVDKVQEASIPEPIKQRIINGINRQRSGDIQLISHDSMLPPYSKTGTTHSVWNSYDSHIPLIFMGWGVKQGESNKAYHMTDIAPTVSSLLKIQFPSGNVGNPITEVIGK from the coding sequence ATGCTTAGGAACATTTCAATTGCGGCAGCTACTTTTTTGTCCGTAGTTACAATCAATGCACAGAAGAACAAAAATACCCAACTGGAAAGACCCAAATTAGTCGTAGGTCTGGTAGTAGACCAGATGCGTTGGGACTATTTATACCGTTTTTATGGTAAATATGGAAATGACGGTTTCAAAAGACTTTTGAATACAGGATATTCTTTGAATAATGTACACATTCCTTATGTTCCTACCATTACAGCTTTGGGACACACGTGTATCTATACAGGTTCCGTACCGGCTATTCACGGAATTGCAGGAAATGACTGGACGGATAAAGAAACAGGAAAAGGAGTATACTGTACTGCGGATGAAAGCGTTCAGCCCGTAGGAACAACCAATGTGAAAACCGGAAGCCATTCTCCAAAAAATCTTTGGTCTACTACGGTGACTGACGAATTGAGATTAGCAACCAACTTCCAGGGAAAAGTAGTCGGAGTTTCTTTGAAAGACCGTGCTTCTATTCTTCCTGCAGGACACACTCCAAACGGAGCATTCTGGTTTGATGACAGCACAGGGAATTTCATTACCAGTACATGGTATATGAATGATCTTCCTCAATGGGTGAAATCATTCAATTCTCAGAATCTTCCTGAAAAATTAGTAGCCAACGGCTGGAATACTTTACTTCCAATCAATCAATATACGGAAAGTGCACCGGACAATTCTTCTTGGGAAGGACTGCTGGGAAGTGCAAAAACACCTACTTTCCCTTACAGTAATTTAGCAAAGGATTATCAGGCTAAAAAAGATAATATCCGTTATACACCTTTTGGAAATACGCTGACATTGAAGTTGGCAGAGGCTTCTGTAGAAGGTGAAAAACTGGGTGGAGATAATATCACAGATTTCTTAGCGATCAACCTTGCATCTACTGATTATGCAGGTCATAAATTCGGACCGAATTCTATTGAAGTAGAAGACGTTTACATCAGATTAGATCAGGATTTAGCTGAGTTCTTCAATTATTTGGATTCAAAAGTAGGAAAAGGGGAGTACACTGTTTTCCTTTCTGCGGATCATGGTGGAGCGCATTCTGTAGGATTCCTTAAAGAACATAAAATACCAACAGGTTTCTTTGGTGAAGATGCAGAAAAAAATCTGAACCAGAAGCTGAAAGATAAATTCGGAGCTGATAAACTGATTAACGCGATTGATAACTATCAGATTTATTTTGACAGAAAAGTATTAGCTGACAGTAAGCTTGAACTGGATGATGTAAGAAACTTTGCTGTAAAGGAAATTGAGAAAGATCCTACGGTTTTATATGCAGTTTCTGTAGATAAAGTTCAGGAGGCAAGTATTCCGGAACCCATCAAACAAAGAATTATCAATGGAATCAACAGACAGAGAAGTGGAGATATCCAGTTGATTTCTCATGATTCTATGCTTCCTCCATATTCAAAAACAGGTACTACCCACAGTGTTTGGAATTCTTATGATTCACATATTCCATTGATCTTTATGGGTTGGGGAGTTAAGCAGGGAGAAAGCAACAAGGCTTACCACATGACAGATATTGCACCTACGGTATCTTCTCTATTGAAAATTCAGTTTCCAAGTGGAAATGTAGGAAACCCAATTACGGAAGTTATTGGTAAATAA
- a CDS encoding VOC family protein, whose amino-acid sequence MIKFKYVILYVEDVEQSMNFYKNTFGSEIKFITPEKDYGELLTGETTLSFAAVSLAGSNIKKGFLTSKTEDKPFGMELGFVTDDVEALVEKAIKNGAELYEDIAVKPWGQKTAYIKDPNNYLVEICTKIQ is encoded by the coding sequence ATGATCAAATTCAAATATGTCATTCTGTATGTGGAAGATGTAGAACAGTCTATGAACTTTTATAAAAATACCTTCGGTTCTGAAATAAAATTCATCACTCCTGAAAAAGATTATGGAGAACTGCTGACCGGAGAAACCACTCTGTCATTTGCAGCTGTAAGTCTCGCAGGGTCCAATATTAAAAAAGGGTTCTTAACTTCAAAAACGGAAGACAAACCTTTTGGAATGGAACTGGGATTTGTTACTGATGATGTAGAAGCTTTGGTGGAAAAAGCAATAAAAAATGGTGCTGAACTGTATGAAGATATTGCTGTAAAACCTTGGGGACAAAAAACAGCTTATATCAAAGATCCCAATAATTACCTGGTAGAGATCTGTACTAAAATTCAATAA
- a CDS encoding GNAT family N-acetyltransferase, with amino-acid sequence MEIRKLQKQATDPSINWGHNGYTTDRIYSVSSIEFGGSFEFSLKEKTLPYTKNWETTSEEFEELNSLIEQENSFGAFVGEELAGWIICEHRTWNNSLYIENILIDEKYRRQGIGIMLIKSAIKEARRLNCRVIELETQNTNYPAIQFYRRMGFNITGLNTRLYNNPDEIALFMTLDVE; translated from the coding sequence GTGGAAATAAGAAAATTACAAAAACAAGCTACCGATCCAAGTATAAACTGGGGACATAACGGCTATACAACGGACAGAATTTATTCGGTTTCCTCTATTGAGTTTGGAGGTTCTTTCGAGTTTAGCCTAAAAGAAAAAACTTTACCTTATACCAAAAACTGGGAGACTACTTCTGAAGAATTTGAAGAACTGAATAGTCTTATAGAACAGGAAAATTCGTTCGGTGCTTTTGTTGGTGAAGAGCTTGCGGGCTGGATCATCTGTGAGCACAGAACATGGAACAACAGTCTGTACATAGAAAACATACTGATTGACGAAAAATACAGACGGCAGGGAATCGGGATTATGCTGATTAAAAGTGCCATTAAGGAAGCCCGCAGATTAAACTGCAGAGTTATCGAACTGGAAACACAGAATACCAACTATCCGGCTATTCAGTTTTACAGAAGAATGGGATTCAATATTACCGGGCTGAACACAAGATTATACAATAATCCGGACGAGATTGCTCTTTTCATGACCTTAGATGTGGAGTAA
- a CDS encoding Crp/Fnr family transcriptional regulator, with translation MQNLLKYIRSLTPFSDESWMMLKPALSERHYKKKELMLQEGQICRSLFYIDKGFCKSYYEIEGVIKNTGFFFENEIATNINSFGSGQQSEFNIIACEEIHAVIFDKVKLFEAAAKTPEIETLGRHCIRQFASRQEEFSNLFKLYTAQERLEYIEAKYPEMLQRISLTQLSSFLGVARETLSRIRKRRITR, from the coding sequence ATGCAAAATCTTTTAAAATATATCAGATCCCTTACTCCTTTTTCTGACGAGAGCTGGATGATGCTCAAACCTGCCCTTTCGGAAAGACATTACAAGAAAAAGGAACTGATGTTACAGGAAGGTCAAATCTGCCGTTCTCTATTTTACATTGATAAAGGATTTTGTAAAAGCTATTACGAAATAGAAGGAGTTATAAAAAATACCGGATTTTTCTTTGAAAACGAAATAGCAACCAATATCAACAGTTTTGGAAGCGGGCAGCAATCTGAATTCAATATCATTGCTTGTGAAGAAATTCATGCTGTTATTTTTGATAAGGTTAAATTATTTGAAGCTGCCGCCAAGACTCCTGAAATTGAAACATTGGGACGCCATTGTATTCGTCAGTTTGCCTCCAGGCAGGAAGAATTTTCAAATCTATTCAAGCTCTATACAGCACAGGAAAGACTGGAGTATATTGAAGCCAAATATCCTGAAATGCTGCAACGCATATCCCTTACCCAGCTATCTTCATTTCTGGGAGTAGCAAGAGAAACATTAAGCAGAATCCGGAAACGAAGGATTACCCGTTGA
- a CDS encoding putative glycolipid-binding domain-containing protein: MKTLIWKGILYQSLEYFNVQSDDKGYNVESRIIGCYKDKIYTVDYRMFIDKNWIVQNFLIESEVNKVKTMLAGKRLQDQWTINNVINPKFNHFKFIDISLTPFTNTLPINNLNLAENSSQKIDVIYIDVLNQHIRPVQQQYTRTTSHQYLYENIENDFKAEVSVDESGLVISYPELFEKIIEL, translated from the coding sequence ATGAAAACGTTGATCTGGAAAGGAATACTTTATCAATCCCTTGAATATTTTAATGTACAGTCTGATGATAAAGGTTATAACGTAGAATCAAGAATCATAGGTTGTTATAAAGATAAAATCTATACGGTGGACTACAGAATGTTCATTGATAAAAACTGGATCGTTCAGAATTTCCTGATCGAATCTGAAGTCAATAAGGTTAAAACAATGTTAGCAGGAAAAAGGCTTCAGGATCAATGGACAATCAATAATGTTATAAATCCTAAATTCAATCATTTCAAGTTTATTGATATTTCTTTGACTCCATTTACCAATACGCTGCCCATAAATAATTTAAACCTTGCAGAGAACAGTTCTCAAAAAATAGATGTTATTTACATTGATGTACTCAACCAGCATATCAGACCTGTACAACAGCAATATACAAGGACAACATCTCATCAATATCTGTATGAAAATATTGAAAATGATTTTAAAGCCGAAGTTTCAGTGGATGAAAGTGGATTGGTCATTAGCTATCCAGAATTATTTGAGAAAATTATAGAACTTTGA